The following coding sequences lie in one Candidatus Neptunochlamydia sp. REUL1 genomic window:
- a CDS encoding VOC family protein, producing the protein MTKTATMNQVVHFEIPYDDIEKAKEFYSIFDWELNDIPGMNYIGVRTTPIDEDKMPTQPGAINGGLMKRTEQVKGPVVAVQVGSVDTYLEKVLAKGGKVIMPNMEIPNMGYYAYAADLEDNVFGLWEPIAP; encoded by the coding sequence ATGACAAAAACAGCAACAATGAACCAAGTCGTTCACTTTGAAATCCCCTATGATGACATAGAAAAAGCCAAAGAATTCTATAGTATCTTTGACTGGGAGTTAAACGATATTCCAGGAATGAACTACATAGGAGTTCGAACCACTCCCATAGACGAAGACAAAATGCCTACTCAGCCCGGAGCCATTAACGGTGGACTCATGAAGAGAACCGAGCAAGTCAAAGGGCCAGTAGTCGCAGTGCAAGTCGGCTCCGTCGATACCTACCTAGAGAAAGTCCTTGCAAAAGGCGGCAAAGTCATCATGCCCAATATGGAAATCCCCAACATGGGATACTACGCGTACGCAGCCGATCTCGAAGACAACGTCTTCGGCCTCTGGGAACCCATCGCACCCTAA